In the genome of Candidatus Binatia bacterium, one region contains:
- a CDS encoding formate--phosphoribosylaminoimidazolecarboxamide ligase — protein sequence MDRPYTVATLGSHSALQILKGAHDEGFRTLAISNRETERLYRSFAFVDEVIALNDYSEFMGLIGELEKRKVIIVPHGSFVAYLSLDEHKKMTIPYFGNKAVLDWEASRELQREWLSRAGLLLPRQFRSGAEIDRPVIVKLYGAAGGKGYMFIRDAQDFEARAAHLKEAYTIQEYIIGVPLYIHYFYSPLQRKLEIMSMDRRYETNVDSLGRIPAAAQEGMDVSPSYVVVGNQPVSLRESMLAEALRMGDDVVRVSQEICGPKGLFGAFCIETIITPDIQFYIMEISARIVAGTNLFIDGSPYSYLNYSEPMSTGRRIARELKNALLTNNLHLVLDDSSVL from the coding sequence ATGGACCGGCCGTACACCGTCGCGACGTTGGGCTCCCATTCGGCGTTGCAGATTCTCAAAGGAGCCCACGACGAGGGATTCCGCACGCTGGCCATCTCGAATCGCGAGACCGAGCGGCTCTACCGCTCGTTCGCGTTTGTAGACGAGGTGATCGCCCTCAACGACTACTCGGAGTTCATGGGGCTCATCGGCGAGCTCGAGAAGCGCAAGGTGATCATCGTCCCGCACGGCTCGTTCGTCGCCTACCTTTCGCTCGACGAGCACAAGAAGATGACGATCCCGTACTTCGGGAACAAGGCCGTGCTCGACTGGGAGGCGAGCCGCGAACTGCAGCGCGAGTGGCTCTCGCGCGCCGGCCTGCTTCTCCCGCGGCAGTTCCGCAGCGGCGCCGAGATCGACCGGCCGGTCATCGTCAAGCTCTACGGAGCGGCCGGCGGCAAGGGTTACATGTTCATTCGGGACGCGCAAGACTTCGAGGCGCGCGCGGCACATCTCAAAGAAGCGTATACGATCCAGGAGTACATCATCGGGGTTCCGCTCTACATTCATTACTTCTACTCGCCGCTGCAGCGCAAGCTCGAGATCATGTCCATGGATCGCCGCTACGAGACGAACGTCGATTCGCTCGGCCGCATCCCGGCAGCCGCGCAGGAAGGCATGGACGTCAGTCCGTCCTACGTCGTCGTCGGCAACCAGCCCGTCTCGCTGCGCGAGTCCATGCTCGCCGAGGCGCTGCGGATGGGCGACGACGTCGTGCGCGTCAGCCAAGAGATCTGCGGTCCGAAGGGGCTTTTCGGCGCCTTCTGCATCGAGACGATCATCACGCCCGACATCCAGTTCTACATCATGGAGATCTCGGCGCGCATCGTCGCAGGAACGAACCTCTTCATCGACGGCTCGCCCTACTCGTACCTGAACTACTCCGAGCCGATGTCGACCGGTCGCCGGATCGCACGAGAGTTAAAAAACGCCTTGCTGACCAACAACCTGCACCTGGTGCTCGATGATTCGAGCGTTCTCTAA
- the purQ gene encoding phosphoribosylformylglycinamidine synthase I: protein MSAKIAVPVFPGTNSEEETQRLLRDCGGDAELVHWSQAATLGRYDAYVLSGGFAYEDRIRAGAIAAHDRIMDYVIDGAAAGKLVFGICNGAQILLEAGLVPGTGPTRTPTAAFAKNAPAPHYVCRHVYMHLAIEPSRCAITASLPPGALVPAWAAHAEGRLAATPEHLDEIVAGDHIAFVYAQRDGAVTPAAVPNGSALGCAGLVNRAGNVLAIMPHPERDGWNLNHLERSEGGDPLAPSGGAALFRSFVAALA, encoded by the coding sequence GTGAGCGCCAAGATCGCGGTGCCGGTCTTTCCCGGAACGAACTCCGAAGAGGAGACGCAGCGGCTGCTGCGCGACTGCGGCGGCGACGCAGAGCTCGTGCACTGGTCGCAGGCCGCGACTCTCGGCCGCTACGACGCCTACGTGCTCTCCGGCGGCTTCGCATACGAAGACCGCATCCGCGCCGGCGCGATCGCGGCCCACGATCGCATCATGGATTACGTGATCGACGGCGCCGCCGCAGGGAAACTCGTCTTCGGGATCTGCAATGGCGCGCAGATTCTGCTCGAGGCCGGGCTCGTTCCCGGGACCGGGCCCACGCGGACGCCGACGGCCGCATTTGCGAAGAACGCGCCCGCCCCGCACTACGTCTGCCGCCACGTCTACATGCACCTCGCGATCGAGCCGTCGCGGTGCGCGATTACCGCGTCGCTGCCGCCGGGCGCGCTCGTACCGGCGTGGGCGGCGCACGCCGAGGGCCGCCTCGCAGCGACGCCCGAGCACCTCGACGAGATCGTCGCCGGAGACCACATCGCGTTCGTCTACGCGCAGCGCGACGGCGCGGTCACGCCGGCGGCCGTACCGAACGGCTCCGCGCTCGGGTGCGCCGGTTTGGTGAACCGCGCGGGGAACGTGCTCGCGATCATGCCGCACCCCGAGCGCGACGGCTGGAATCTCAACCACCTCGAGCGGAGCGAGGGCGGCGATCCGCTCGCGCCGTCGGGCGGAGCGGCGCTCTTCCGCAGTTTCGTGGCGGCGCTCGCGTGA
- the purL gene encoding phosphoribosylformylglycinamidine synthase subunit PurL — protein MVSGLSGAPNVALRDDELQRIIQRLGREPTIVELHAFDAQWSEHCSYKSSRRHLKRLPATGASVVLGPGEDAGALHLGTHDGTRYAVVVAHESHNHPSQIVPFEGAATGIGGIVRDVLCMGAEVIAVADPLRFGRNAHARHVARRVVDGIGAYGNAIGVPNLAGDLYFDDGFDENCLVNVVALGLVKEDEIVHSRAPAGAAGWAILLVGKATDPSGFGGASFSSLTLDAAEAEVNKGAVQVPDPFLKSVLMRASYRVFAMLREKQIVAAFKDLGAGGLMGCSAEITSAGGYGAEIDLDRVNVAVEGMPPEVVAVGETQERLIWLLPPDVVDDVLRIYNDEFTLPDVAYNARATVIGRVTEERRYVLRHRGEIVMDVESEFLTGTIHDDLPHAVPSRETQAADAIPALDLATLIPHVLAHRDVASREPLYRRYDSVVRGCTVLPRGAADAGALAPIPGSRLGVALAVAGNPRFGRLDARYAAERAVLDAARSIVAVGARPIGLTDCLNFGNPRKPEQYGEFVAAVDGLARAATELDLPFVSGNVSLYNESGDASAVPASAIVACIGAIDDIARVVTPGLKEPGSSLLWIGSREIAAGGSVLAELLGIGGALPAIDYAAERAAIAIVREAIARGAVRSCRAIGDGGMLTALARLAFDAMLAGRSVGAEIESTNPFCEAGGFVCEVAGDAELDLSGALRIGTTTAGRSLSVNGISCDIARLYESWSQPLDELYP, from the coding sequence TTGGTTAGTGGGCTCTCGGGAGCTCCGAACGTCGCCTTGCGCGACGACGAACTGCAACGCATCATCCAACGCCTCGGGCGGGAACCCACGATCGTCGAGCTCCACGCGTTCGACGCGCAGTGGAGCGAGCACTGCAGTTACAAGTCGAGCCGCCGCCACCTGAAGCGGCTGCCGGCGACCGGCGCGAGCGTCGTCCTCGGGCCGGGCGAGGACGCCGGCGCGCTCCACCTCGGAACCCACGACGGAACGCGCTACGCCGTCGTCGTCGCACACGAGTCGCATAACCATCCCTCGCAGATCGTGCCGTTCGAGGGCGCGGCCACCGGGATTGGCGGCATCGTTCGCGACGTGCTCTGCATGGGCGCCGAGGTGATCGCCGTCGCCGATCCGCTGCGCTTCGGCCGCAACGCGCACGCGCGCCACGTCGCACGCCGCGTCGTCGACGGCATCGGCGCATACGGCAACGCCATCGGCGTCCCGAATCTCGCCGGCGATCTCTACTTCGACGACGGGTTCGACGAGAATTGCCTGGTGAACGTCGTCGCGCTCGGCCTCGTCAAGGAGGACGAAATCGTCCATTCGCGCGCGCCGGCGGGCGCTGCGGGCTGGGCGATCCTGCTCGTCGGAAAGGCGACCGATCCGAGCGGCTTCGGGGGCGCGTCGTTCTCGTCGCTGACGCTCGACGCGGCCGAGGCCGAGGTCAACAAGGGCGCCGTGCAAGTGCCCGATCCATTTCTCAAGAGCGTGCTCATGCGCGCGAGCTATCGCGTCTTCGCGATGCTCCGAGAGAAGCAGATCGTTGCGGCCTTCAAGGATCTGGGCGCAGGCGGCCTCATGGGATGCTCGGCGGAGATCACGTCGGCCGGCGGATACGGCGCGGAGATCGATCTCGATCGCGTCAACGTCGCCGTCGAGGGGATGCCGCCGGAGGTCGTCGCGGTCGGCGAGACGCAAGAGCGCCTAATCTGGCTGCTGCCGCCCGACGTCGTCGACGACGTGCTGCGCATCTACAACGACGAGTTCACGCTGCCCGACGTGGCGTATAACGCGCGCGCGACGGTCATCGGCCGCGTCACCGAAGAGCGGCGCTACGTACTGCGCCATCGGGGCGAGATCGTGATGGACGTCGAGAGCGAGTTCCTCACCGGTACGATTCACGACGACCTGCCGCACGCGGTTCCCTCGCGCGAGACGCAGGCAGCCGACGCAATTCCGGCGCTCGATCTCGCGACGCTAATTCCGCACGTGCTCGCGCATCGCGACGTCGCCTCGCGCGAACCGCTCTACCGGCGATACGATTCGGTCGTGCGCGGATGCACGGTCCTGCCCCGCGGCGCGGCCGACGCCGGCGCGCTCGCGCCGATCCCGGGCTCTCGCCTCGGCGTCGCGCTCGCCGTCGCCGGCAATCCTCGCTTCGGCCGGCTCGACGCGCGGTATGCGGCCGAGCGCGCGGTGCTCGACGCGGCGCGTTCGATCGTCGCCGTCGGCGCGCGTCCGATCGGGCTGACCGACTGCTTGAACTTCGGCAATCCGCGCAAGCCCGAGCAGTACGGTGAGTTCGTCGCCGCCGTCGATGGGCTGGCGCGAGCCGCGACCGAACTGGATCTGCCGTTCGTCTCCGGCAACGTCAGTCTCTACAACGAATCGGGCGACGCGAGTGCGGTGCCGGCCTCGGCGATCGTCGCCTGCATCGGCGCGATTGACGATATCGCGCGCGTCGTAACGCCGGGACTGAAGGAGCCCGGCTCATCGCTGCTCTGGATCGGCAGCCGCGAGATCGCCGCCGGCGGCTCGGTGCTTGCGGAACTTCTCGGTATCGGCGGCGCGCTGCCGGCGATAGATTACGCCGCCGAGCGAGCGGCGATCGCGATCGTTCGCGAGGCGATCGCGCGCGGCGCCGTGCGTTCGTGCCGCGCGATCGGCGACGGCGGCATGCTGACCGCGCTCGCCAGACTCGCGTTCGACGCGATGCTCGCCGGCCGCTCGGTCGGCGCGGAGATAGAGTCGACCAATCCGTTCTGCGAGGCGGGCGGTTTCGTCTGCGAGGTCGCCGGCGACGCCGAGCTCGATCTCAGCGGAGCGCTGCGCATCGGCACGACGACCGCCGGCAGGTCGCTCTCCGTCAACGGCATCTCCTGCGATATTGCTCGGCTCTACGAGTCGTGGTCGCAGCCGCTGGACGAGCTCTACCCGTGA